A region of the Peredibacter starrii genome:
GGTAGAAAAAGAAGTGCTGGTTGATTATAAAATGCTAAATGAAGACGCTAAGAAATTGGTGGAAAGCAAACTTGCAATTAAACAGCATTCTCAAATTGAAACTGAGCTCGTTGCTGCTAGAAGAGTTCACTCATTCCAGGCCCTCAAGATTATCCTGGGTGAGCAACTTAGAAAATAACCCTGGCAAGTTCACCTCGCCAGGGCAATTCAGCTTCAAACAACTCCGACAACACTAAAGATGATAAAGCTTCCAATCAAAACGAGAATTGATTTGCTGATCCAAAGGTCTTGTTCCGTAACCATGTATTCCTCCTGGGAGAGAGTTTTTTTTTAAAAAAGACAAAGTTCACCGTGCCCGTAACATTCGTTACTGAGAGTTCACTTAAAATCTTTTGGTTTCTTTTATTGTTGAGATCTACTTTTAGTGCAGAAAGTATTTCTCGAAGATATCGATGTTCCCGTCGACGGCGGATAGAACTTCTATTAAATCCCAGGCCATCTCGGAAGCGAGGCGCCCGTCAATACCGTAGCGGCCAGCTAGTTCTGTTTGAATTTTAATAAAGAGTTCTGTTTCAGTAAGTTCTACGTGCGAGCGTGCGTGTGCCAACATAAACGTCCTCCTTGACGAATATTCAAGCCATGTGTGTCTCTATGTGTGTGATGCGTGTAATTTAGTAGGTTCTGATCAATCCAACCAGAAGACCTCGAATTTCACATTCTTTGTCTTTCACAATGATAGGTTTCATTGTTTTATTGGCCGGATGTAGTTCAATTTGTTTTGCTTTCTTGAAGTAGCGCTTAAGAGTTGTTTCGTTCTCAACCACTGCTACAACAATCTGACCGTTGTCCGCTTGAGTTTGGTGCTTAATGATGGCGATGTCACCACTTAGGATGCCTTCTTCAATCATTGATTCACCCTTAACTTTAAGAGCATAGTGTTTACCACGTCCAAGCATAGTTGTTGGAACGCTGATCGTATCAGTATTCTCGATGGCCTCAATAGGAGTACCAGCAGCGATTGAACCTAGAAGAGGAATCTCTTCAGAGTTTTGTTGAACAGTAGATGGCATAAGACCACGAACTGAGTGAGCATCGTTATTAAGATATCCACCAGTCGTTAAGTATTTAATGTAATCTTGAACTGAACCAAGGGATTTAAAACCGAAGTGTTCTTGAATTTCTTTTTGAGTAGGTGAGTAACCATTTTCTCTCACGTAACCAGTGATGAAATCTAAAACGTCTTTTTGTTTTTTAGTCAGTGCCATAAATACTCCGTAATCTTTCCGTACTTAAAGATAAGTATAGGCGTACTTTTTCCGTAGTTCAACCAAAAAATGCAAAAAAAGTGATTTTAAATAGGGGCAGCGTCGGGGC
Encoded here:
- the lexA gene encoding transcriptional repressor LexA, coding for MALTKKQKDVLDFITGYVRENGYSPTQKEIQEHFGFKSLGSVQDYIKYLTTGGYLNNDAHSVRGLMPSTVQQNSEEIPLLGSIAAGTPIEAIENTDTISVPTTMLGRGKHYALKVKGESMIEEGILSGDIAIIKHQTQADNGQIVVAVVENETTLKRYFKKAKQIELHPANKTMKPIIVKDKECEIRGLLVGLIRTY